The following proteins are co-located in the Triticum aestivum cultivar Chinese Spring chromosome 1A, IWGSC CS RefSeq v2.1, whole genome shotgun sequence genome:
- the LOC123054365 gene encoding RNA polymerase II C-terminal domain phosphatase-like 4 isoform X1: protein MSVAAESPSPSLSSLSEGDDFADILDAELELASSADPASRGEPPGSPSHDEAEEEEEDLAVELDAVGQGSHKRCRVEEQHQDQGTATRSGEDAIAGSVKDAQIKTCPPHTGFIGGLCFTCGKNQDEEDFTGVPFGYISEGLWLSTSERDRLRGSEVKNLLRERKLVLILDLDHTLINSTRLHDISAAEMDLGIQSAASKNDPNISLFTLQGMHMLTKLRPFVHKFLEEASNMFEMYIYTMGVKAYAIEIAKLLDPANVYFDSKVISNSDCTQQHQKGLDVVPGADSLAVVLDDTEYVWQKHKENLILMERYHYFAASCRRSGQSLSELMQDERESDGALATILDVLKRIHTIFFDLGVETALSSRDVRPVIKRVRQEVLQGCKLVFSRVFPSDCRPQHQIMWKMAEQLGAVCCSEVDPSVTHVVAVHAGTEKARWAVKHKKFLLHPRWIEACNYRWHRQREEDFPVPGLKEGKGKEKVAENAHL, encoded by the exons ATGAGCGTCGCCGCCGAGTCACCGTCGCCGTCCCTGTCTTCCCTGAGCGAAGGCGACGATTTCGCCGACATCCTGGacgcggagctcgagctcgcctcttctGCTGACCCCGCCTCCCGTGGCGAGCCCCCTGGGTCACCCAGCCACGAcgaagcggaggaggaggaggaggatttggCGGTCGAACTAGATGCCGTAGGGCAGGGAAG TCACAAAAGGTGTAGAGTGGAGGAACAGCACCAAGATCAAGGAACAGCAACAAGGTCTGGAGAAGATGCCATTG CAGGCTCAGTTAAAGATGCTCAAATCAAGACATGTCCTCCACATACTGGATTTATTGGTGGACTTTGCTTTACATGCGGGAAAAACCAAGACGAAGAAGATTTTACAGGAGTCCCTTTTGGTTACATCTCCGAG GGTTTGTGGCTAAGTACTTCAGAAAGGGACAGGCTACGTGGATCTGAAGTGAAGAATCTGTTGCGTGAAAGAAAACTGGTGCTTATTTTAGATTTGGATCATACATTGATTAATTCAACCAGACTCCATGATATTTCTGCTGCTGAGATGGACCTAGGAATTCAATCTGCTGCATCAAAAA ATGATCCAAACATAAGTTTGTTCACCTTACAAGGGATGCACATGCTTACAAAGTTGAGACCCTTTGTCCATAAATTTTTGGAAGAAGCAAGCAATATGTTTGAGATGTATATCTACACCATGGGTGTCAAGGCTTATGCAATCGAAATAGCAAAGCTTCTTGACCCTGCCAATGTCTATTTTGATTCAAAAGTGATTTCTAACTCTGACTGCACTCAACAGCACCAGAAAGGTCTTGATGTGGTTCCTGGAGCTGACAGTCTTGCAGTGGTTCTTGATGATACTGAGTAT GTCTGGCAGAAGCATAAAGAAAACCTGATTCTGATGGAGAGATATCATTATTTCGCTGCGAGCTGTCGCCGTAGCGGCCAATCTTTGTCAGAGTTGATGCAGGATGAAAGGGAGAGCGATGGTGCTCTGGCTACAATTTTGGATGTCCTGAAGCGCATACACACGATTTTCTTTGACTTG GGTGTTGAAACTGCTCTTTCTTCTCGAGACGTAAGACCG GTAATCAAGAGGGTGAGGCAGGAAGTACTGCAGGGCTGCAAACTGGTTTTCAGTCGAGTGTTCCCGTCCGATTGCCGGCCGCAGCATCAGATAATGTGGAAGATGGCCGAGCAGCTGGGCGCCGTTTGCTGCTCGGAGGTGGATCCCAGCGTTACGCATGTGGTCGCCGTGCATGCCGGAACGGAGAAGGCCCGCTGGGCTGTCAAACACAAGAAGTTTTTGCTCCACCCCCGCTGGATCGAGGCCTGCAATTATCGTTGGCACCGCCAGCGGGAGGAAGATTTCCCTGTACCTGGCCTCAAGGAGGGCAAGGGCAAGGAAAAAGTTGCAGAGAATGCCCACCTGTAA
- the LOC123054365 gene encoding RNA polymerase II C-terminal domain phosphatase-like 4 isoform X2, producing MSVAAESPSPSLSSLSEGDDFADILDAELELASSADPASRGEPPGSPSHDEAEEEEEDLAVELDAVGQGSHKRCRVEEQHQDQGTATRSGEDAIGSVKDAQIKTCPPHTGFIGGLCFTCGKNQDEEDFTGVPFGYISEGLWLSTSERDRLRGSEVKNLLRERKLVLILDLDHTLINSTRLHDISAAEMDLGIQSAASKNDPNISLFTLQGMHMLTKLRPFVHKFLEEASNMFEMYIYTMGVKAYAIEIAKLLDPANVYFDSKVISNSDCTQQHQKGLDVVPGADSLAVVLDDTEYVWQKHKENLILMERYHYFAASCRRSGQSLSELMQDERESDGALATILDVLKRIHTIFFDLGVETALSSRDVRPVIKRVRQEVLQGCKLVFSRVFPSDCRPQHQIMWKMAEQLGAVCCSEVDPSVTHVVAVHAGTEKARWAVKHKKFLLHPRWIEACNYRWHRQREEDFPVPGLKEGKGKEKVAENAHL from the exons ATGAGCGTCGCCGCCGAGTCACCGTCGCCGTCCCTGTCTTCCCTGAGCGAAGGCGACGATTTCGCCGACATCCTGGacgcggagctcgagctcgcctcttctGCTGACCCCGCCTCCCGTGGCGAGCCCCCTGGGTCACCCAGCCACGAcgaagcggaggaggaggaggaggatttggCGGTCGAACTAGATGCCGTAGGGCAGGGAAG TCACAAAAGGTGTAGAGTGGAGGAACAGCACCAAGATCAAGGAACAGCAACAAGGTCTGGAGAAGATGCCATTG GCTCAGTTAAAGATGCTCAAATCAAGACATGTCCTCCACATACTGGATTTATTGGTGGACTTTGCTTTACATGCGGGAAAAACCAAGACGAAGAAGATTTTACAGGAGTCCCTTTTGGTTACATCTCCGAG GGTTTGTGGCTAAGTACTTCAGAAAGGGACAGGCTACGTGGATCTGAAGTGAAGAATCTGTTGCGTGAAAGAAAACTGGTGCTTATTTTAGATTTGGATCATACATTGATTAATTCAACCAGACTCCATGATATTTCTGCTGCTGAGATGGACCTAGGAATTCAATCTGCTGCATCAAAAA ATGATCCAAACATAAGTTTGTTCACCTTACAAGGGATGCACATGCTTACAAAGTTGAGACCCTTTGTCCATAAATTTTTGGAAGAAGCAAGCAATATGTTTGAGATGTATATCTACACCATGGGTGTCAAGGCTTATGCAATCGAAATAGCAAAGCTTCTTGACCCTGCCAATGTCTATTTTGATTCAAAAGTGATTTCTAACTCTGACTGCACTCAACAGCACCAGAAAGGTCTTGATGTGGTTCCTGGAGCTGACAGTCTTGCAGTGGTTCTTGATGATACTGAGTAT GTCTGGCAGAAGCATAAAGAAAACCTGATTCTGATGGAGAGATATCATTATTTCGCTGCGAGCTGTCGCCGTAGCGGCCAATCTTTGTCAGAGTTGATGCAGGATGAAAGGGAGAGCGATGGTGCTCTGGCTACAATTTTGGATGTCCTGAAGCGCATACACACGATTTTCTTTGACTTG GGTGTTGAAACTGCTCTTTCTTCTCGAGACGTAAGACCG GTAATCAAGAGGGTGAGGCAGGAAGTACTGCAGGGCTGCAAACTGGTTTTCAGTCGAGTGTTCCCGTCCGATTGCCGGCCGCAGCATCAGATAATGTGGAAGATGGCCGAGCAGCTGGGCGCCGTTTGCTGCTCGGAGGTGGATCCCAGCGTTACGCATGTGGTCGCCGTGCATGCCGGAACGGAGAAGGCCCGCTGGGCTGTCAAACACAAGAAGTTTTTGCTCCACCCCCGCTGGATCGAGGCCTGCAATTATCGTTGGCACCGCCAGCGGGAGGAAGATTTCCCTGTACCTGGCCTCAAGGAGGGCAAGGGCAAGGAAAAAGTTGCAGAGAATGCCCACCTGTAA
- the LOC123054365 gene encoding RNA polymerase II C-terminal domain phosphatase-like 4 isoform X3, producing the protein MCSHKRCRVEEQHQDQGTATRSGEDAIAGSVKDAQIKTCPPHTGFIGGLCFTCGKNQDEEDFTGVPFGYISEGLWLSTSERDRLRGSEVKNLLRERKLVLILDLDHTLINSTRLHDISAAEMDLGIQSAASKNDPNISLFTLQGMHMLTKLRPFVHKFLEEASNMFEMYIYTMGVKAYAIEIAKLLDPANVYFDSKVISNSDCTQQHQKGLDVVPGADSLAVVLDDTEYVWQKHKENLILMERYHYFAASCRRSGQSLSELMQDERESDGALATILDVLKRIHTIFFDLGVETALSSRDVRPVIKRVRQEVLQGCKLVFSRVFPSDCRPQHQIMWKMAEQLGAVCCSEVDPSVTHVVAVHAGTEKARWAVKHKKFLLHPRWIEACNYRWHRQREEDFPVPGLKEGKGKEKVAENAHL; encoded by the exons ATGTGCAGTCACAAAAGGTGTAGAGTGGAGGAACAGCACCAAGATCAAGGAACAGCAACAAGGTCTGGAGAAGATGCCATTG CAGGCTCAGTTAAAGATGCTCAAATCAAGACATGTCCTCCACATACTGGATTTATTGGTGGACTTTGCTTTACATGCGGGAAAAACCAAGACGAAGAAGATTTTACAGGAGTCCCTTTTGGTTACATCTCCGAG GGTTTGTGGCTAAGTACTTCAGAAAGGGACAGGCTACGTGGATCTGAAGTGAAGAATCTGTTGCGTGAAAGAAAACTGGTGCTTATTTTAGATTTGGATCATACATTGATTAATTCAACCAGACTCCATGATATTTCTGCTGCTGAGATGGACCTAGGAATTCAATCTGCTGCATCAAAAA ATGATCCAAACATAAGTTTGTTCACCTTACAAGGGATGCACATGCTTACAAAGTTGAGACCCTTTGTCCATAAATTTTTGGAAGAAGCAAGCAATATGTTTGAGATGTATATCTACACCATGGGTGTCAAGGCTTATGCAATCGAAATAGCAAAGCTTCTTGACCCTGCCAATGTCTATTTTGATTCAAAAGTGATTTCTAACTCTGACTGCACTCAACAGCACCAGAAAGGTCTTGATGTGGTTCCTGGAGCTGACAGTCTTGCAGTGGTTCTTGATGATACTGAGTAT GTCTGGCAGAAGCATAAAGAAAACCTGATTCTGATGGAGAGATATCATTATTTCGCTGCGAGCTGTCGCCGTAGCGGCCAATCTTTGTCAGAGTTGATGCAGGATGAAAGGGAGAGCGATGGTGCTCTGGCTACAATTTTGGATGTCCTGAAGCGCATACACACGATTTTCTTTGACTTG GGTGTTGAAACTGCTCTTTCTTCTCGAGACGTAAGACCG GTAATCAAGAGGGTGAGGCAGGAAGTACTGCAGGGCTGCAAACTGGTTTTCAGTCGAGTGTTCCCGTCCGATTGCCGGCCGCAGCATCAGATAATGTGGAAGATGGCCGAGCAGCTGGGCGCCGTTTGCTGCTCGGAGGTGGATCCCAGCGTTACGCATGTGGTCGCCGTGCATGCCGGAACGGAGAAGGCCCGCTGGGCTGTCAAACACAAGAAGTTTTTGCTCCACCCCCGCTGGATCGAGGCCTGCAATTATCGTTGGCACCGCCAGCGGGAGGAAGATTTCCCTGTACCTGGCCTCAAGGAGGGCAAGGGCAAGGAAAAAGTTGCAGAGAATGCCCACCTGTAA
- the LOC123054365 gene encoding RNA polymerase II C-terminal domain phosphatase-like 4 isoform X4 has product MCSHKRCRVEEQHQDQGTATRSGEDAIGSVKDAQIKTCPPHTGFIGGLCFTCGKNQDEEDFTGVPFGYISEGLWLSTSERDRLRGSEVKNLLRERKLVLILDLDHTLINSTRLHDISAAEMDLGIQSAASKNDPNISLFTLQGMHMLTKLRPFVHKFLEEASNMFEMYIYTMGVKAYAIEIAKLLDPANVYFDSKVISNSDCTQQHQKGLDVVPGADSLAVVLDDTEYVWQKHKENLILMERYHYFAASCRRSGQSLSELMQDERESDGALATILDVLKRIHTIFFDLGVETALSSRDVRPVIKRVRQEVLQGCKLVFSRVFPSDCRPQHQIMWKMAEQLGAVCCSEVDPSVTHVVAVHAGTEKARWAVKHKKFLLHPRWIEACNYRWHRQREEDFPVPGLKEGKGKEKVAENAHL; this is encoded by the exons ATGTGCAGTCACAAAAGGTGTAGAGTGGAGGAACAGCACCAAGATCAAGGAACAGCAACAAGGTCTGGAGAAGATGCCATTG GCTCAGTTAAAGATGCTCAAATCAAGACATGTCCTCCACATACTGGATTTATTGGTGGACTTTGCTTTACATGCGGGAAAAACCAAGACGAAGAAGATTTTACAGGAGTCCCTTTTGGTTACATCTCCGAG GGTTTGTGGCTAAGTACTTCAGAAAGGGACAGGCTACGTGGATCTGAAGTGAAGAATCTGTTGCGTGAAAGAAAACTGGTGCTTATTTTAGATTTGGATCATACATTGATTAATTCAACCAGACTCCATGATATTTCTGCTGCTGAGATGGACCTAGGAATTCAATCTGCTGCATCAAAAA ATGATCCAAACATAAGTTTGTTCACCTTACAAGGGATGCACATGCTTACAAAGTTGAGACCCTTTGTCCATAAATTTTTGGAAGAAGCAAGCAATATGTTTGAGATGTATATCTACACCATGGGTGTCAAGGCTTATGCAATCGAAATAGCAAAGCTTCTTGACCCTGCCAATGTCTATTTTGATTCAAAAGTGATTTCTAACTCTGACTGCACTCAACAGCACCAGAAAGGTCTTGATGTGGTTCCTGGAGCTGACAGTCTTGCAGTGGTTCTTGATGATACTGAGTAT GTCTGGCAGAAGCATAAAGAAAACCTGATTCTGATGGAGAGATATCATTATTTCGCTGCGAGCTGTCGCCGTAGCGGCCAATCTTTGTCAGAGTTGATGCAGGATGAAAGGGAGAGCGATGGTGCTCTGGCTACAATTTTGGATGTCCTGAAGCGCATACACACGATTTTCTTTGACTTG GGTGTTGAAACTGCTCTTTCTTCTCGAGACGTAAGACCG GTAATCAAGAGGGTGAGGCAGGAAGTACTGCAGGGCTGCAAACTGGTTTTCAGTCGAGTGTTCCCGTCCGATTGCCGGCCGCAGCATCAGATAATGTGGAAGATGGCCGAGCAGCTGGGCGCCGTTTGCTGCTCGGAGGTGGATCCCAGCGTTACGCATGTGGTCGCCGTGCATGCCGGAACGGAGAAGGCCCGCTGGGCTGTCAAACACAAGAAGTTTTTGCTCCACCCCCGCTGGATCGAGGCCTGCAATTATCGTTGGCACCGCCAGCGGGAGGAAGATTTCCCTGTACCTGGCCTCAAGGAGGGCAAGGGCAAGGAAAAAGTTGCAGAGAATGCCCACCTGTAA